The proteins below come from a single Sorghum bicolor cultivar BTx623 chromosome 4, Sorghum_bicolor_NCBIv3, whole genome shotgun sequence genomic window:
- the LOC8068245 gene encoding phospholipase D delta — translation MSYGSSGSPAWLWLHGDLNLTIHEARGLPNMDLLSTILRRLCLCPPLVGMTTPSTRPRSLPDDDDDRAHHRAHPHNHHLRGRLHRRRHEPQPHGHLLLPTSDPYAAVVVAGPHETTVARTFVYRNSEAPKWEASFLLPLAHAATGLEFHVKDADPFGSDLIGVASLPAAAVLAAADAPIVSKWLDLNRPDGRRGPPKPGGGSAIRISATFVPAAAAASRQRSGGVPAYFPLRRGCDVRLYQDAHVAPGEVDGVGPRFRPGRCWEDLCMAVLCAQRLVYVAGWSVHTRVQLLREAMSPEMAAKAAELEELGGEPVENMSLGELLKYKSQEGVRVLLLVWDDRTSHDNFFVKTGGVMQTRDEETKKFFKHSSVICVLSPRYPSSKLGLVKQKVVGTLYTHHQKCVLVDTPASESTRRITAFLGGLDLCGGRYDTPSHRLFRDLNTVFHGDVYNPLFGGDLKGPRQPWHDLHCRLDGPAAYDVLKNFEQRWRKATKLREMFGGKAAHRKDDALLKLERIPWILSPSKRRSAGGDAAADDDNDDEERDQPALHVVPDGDPERWHAQVFRSVDAGSVKRFPRPWERAEMSRRHLVGDKNLAVEQSIHAAYVAAIRSAERFVYVENQYFIGGSYAWPSYRNSGACNLVPMEIALKVASKIRAGEPFAAYVVMPMWPEGNPSSGPAQEILFWQNQTMEMMYRVVAAAAMEEGKSGHPTDYLNFYCLGNREPAAEDAGGGDRDKWADPPDDGTSSAAPAARARRHRRFMVYVHSKGMIVDDEYVIIGSANINQRSLAGSRDTEIAVGAYQPDHTGADGDAPRGKVHAYRMSLWEEHLGKEAVRRAEVQRPESPGCVKLVNGIARRNWRRYAADHDDGKGPLQGHLMRYPVHVQADGRVVPLPGQEMFPDVGGRVVGAPNNLPDYLTM, via the exons ATGTCGTACGGCagctccggctcgccggcgTGGCTGTGGCTGCACGGCGACCTCAACCTCACCATCCACGAGGCGCGGGGCCTCCCCAACATGGACCTGCTCTCCACCATCCTCCgccgcctctgcctctgcccacCACTGGTGGGGATGACGACGCCGTCGACGCGCCCACGCTCGCtgcccgacgacgacgacgacagggcTCATCACCGCGCCCACCCCCACAACCACCATCTCCGCGGCCGGctgcaccgccgccgccacgagCCCCAGCCGCACGGGCACCTCCTGCTCCCGACCTCGGACCCttacgcggcggtggtggtggccggGCCGCACGAGACGACGGTGGCGCGCACCTTCGTGTACCGCAACTCGGAGGCGCCCAAGTGGGAGGCCAGCTTCCTGCTCCCGCTCGCGCACGCCGCCACCGGCCTCGAGTTCCACGTCAAGGACGCCGACCCTTTCGGCTCCGACCTCATCGGCGTCGCCTCgctgcccgccgccgccgtcctcgccgccgccgacgcgccCATCGTGTCTAAATGGCTCGACCTGAACCGCCCCGACGGCCGCCGCGGCCCGCCCAAGCCCGGTGGTGGGAGCGCCATCCGCATCTCCGCCACGTTCGTCcccgcggctgcggcggcgtccCGACAGCGCTCCGGCGGCGTGCCGGCGTACTTCCCGCTGCGGCGTGGCTGCGACGTGCGGCTGTACCAGGACGCGCACGTGGCGCCCGGCGAGGTGGACGGCGTCGGCCCCAGGTTCCGGCCCGGGCGGTGCTGGGAGGACCTGTGCATGGCGGTGCTGTGCGCGCAGCGCCTCGTCTACGTGGCCGGGTGGTCCGTGCACACCAGGGTCCAGCTCCTCCGGGAGGCCATGTCGCCGGAGATGGCGGCCAAGGCGGCCGAGCTGGAGGAGCTCGGCGGCGAGCCCGTGGAGAACATGAGCCTCGGCGAGCTGCTCAAGTACAAGTCCCAGGAGGGCGTCCGGGTGCTGCTCCTCGTCTGGGACGACAGGACCTCCCACGACAACTTCTTCGTCAAGACG GGAGGAGTGATGCAGACGCGCGACGAGGAGACGAAGAAGTTCTTCAAGCACTCGTCAGTCATCTGCGTGCTGTCGCCGCGCTACCCAAGCAGCAAGCTCGGCCTCGTCAAACAAAAG GTGGTGGGGACGCTGTACACGCACCACCAGAAGTGCGTGCTCGTCGACACGCCGGCGTCCGAGTCGACACGCCGGATCACGGCCTTCCTCGGCGGCCTCGACCTCTGCGGCGGCCGCTACGACACACCCAGCCACCGGCTCTTCCGCGACCTCAACACCGTCTTCCACGGCGACGTCTACAACCCCTTGTTTGGT GGGGACCTCAAGGGTCCGCGTCAGCCATGGCACGACCTCCACTGCCGGCTGGACGGGCCGGCGGCGTACGACGTCCTCAAGAACTTCGAGCAGCGGTGGCGGAAGGCGACCAAGCTGCGGGAGATGTTCGGCGGCAAAGCGGCGCACCGGAAGGACGACGCGCTGCTGAAGCTGGAGCGCATCCCCTGGATCCTCAGCCCCTCCAAGCGGCGCTCTGCCGGgggcgacgccgccgccgacgacgacaacgacgacgaggagcgggACCAGCCTGCGCTGCACGTGGTGCCGGACGGCGACCCGGAGCGGTGGCACGCGCAGGTGTTCCGTTCCGTGGACGCCGGGTCAGTGAAGCGGTTCCCGCGTCCATGGGAGCGTGCCGAGATGTCCCGGCGCCACCTGGTCGGCGACAAGAACCTGGCGGTGGAGCAGAGCATCCACGCGGCGTACGTGGCGGCGATCCGGTCGGCGGAGCGGTTCGTGTACGTGGAGAACCAGTACTTCATCGGCGGCTCCTACGCCTGGCCGTCGTACCGGAACAGCGGCGCCTGCAACCTGGTGCCCATGGAGATCGCGCTCAAGGTCGCCAGCAAGATCCGCGCCGGCGAGCCGTTCGCGGCGTACGTGGTCATGCCAATGTGGCCGGAGGGCAACCCGAGCTCCGGTCCGGCACAGGAGATCCTCTTCTGGCAGAACCAGACCATGGAGATGATGTACAGGGTCGTCGCCGCGGCGGCGATGGAGGAGGGGAAAAGTGGCCACCCGACGGACTACCTCAACTTCTACTGCCTCGGCAACCGGGAGCCGGCGGCGGaggacgccggcggcggcgaccgcGATAAATGGGCGGATCCGCCCGACGACGGCACGAGCtccgcggcgccggcggcgcgtGCGCGGCGGCACCGGCGGTTCATGGTGTACGTGCACTCCAAGGGGATGATCGTGGACGACGAGTACGTCATCATCGGCTCCGCCAACATCAACCAGCGGTCGCTGGCGGGGTCGCGTGACACGGAGATCGCCGTCGGCGCGTACCAGCCGGACCACACGGGCGCCGACGGCGACGCCCCGCGCGGGAAGGTGCACGCGTACAGGATGTCGCTGTGGGAGGAGCACCTGGGGAAGGAGGCGGTCCGGCGGGCGGAGGTGCAGCGGCCGGAGTCGCCGGGCTGCGTCAAGCTGGTGAACGGGATAGCGAGGAGGAACTGGAGGAGGTACGCGGCCGACCACGACGACGGCAAGGGGCCGCTGCAGGGGCACCTGATGAGGTACCCGGTGCACGTCCAAGCCGACGGCAGGGTGGTGCCGCTGCCGGGCCAAGAGATGTTCCCTGACGTCGGCGGGAGGGTCGTCGGCGCGCCAAACAACCTGCCGGATTACCTGACAATGTAG